TGCACCTGCGCGCCGAGGGCGCGGATCGCCTCGCGGGCTGGATCGCCGCGCGGGCGGGACATATCCCCGTGCAGGATGACGTGGTCGAGGCCGACGGCGCGCGCGTGACCGTGATGCAGACGATCCGCCGCCGGGCGACCCTGGCCCAGGTCGAAAAAGTGGAGGGCCCATGAGCGCCTCCTGGATCCTGCTGCTGGCGTGCCTGGCGGCCGGCTGGTTCTTCGCCGGCATCGAGACGGGCCTCGTGGCGATGAATCGCTTGCGCCTGCATCACCTGGTGCGCCGGAAGGTGCACGGCGCGGAGACGATGCAGTACTTCCTGCAGCACCCGGACATGCTGCTCGGCACCACGCTGGTCGGCACCAACATCTCGTACACGGTCGCCTCGACCCTCGCCGTCAGCCTGGGCACCCGCGCCCTGGGGCCGGAGGGCGCCTGGCTGGCGAGCGCGGCCATCACCGTCGTCATCGTGGTGTTCTGCGAGTTCTTTCCCAAGGCGTGGTTCCAGGCGTTTCCGTCGCACCGCAGCCTCCCGTTCGCGCCGGTGCTCCGCGCCGCGCGCCTGACGCTGCTGCCCGTCAGCGTCCCGCTGATGGGGCTCGTGCGCCTCTTGACCCCGGGCCGGCCCCGCGAGGACGAGAAGAGCCGCCCCCTCGTCACCCGCGAGGAAATCGTGCATCTCGCCGGCGAGGGTAAGTCCACCGGCATCCTGACCCCGGCCGAGCACCGCATGATCCACGAGGTCATCGAGCTCAAGACGAAGTCCTGCCGGGAAATCATGACCCCGCGCGACCGCATGGTCGATATTCGGCAGGATGCCCCCGCCGCGGAACTGCTGGAACTGGCCCGCGCCCGGGAGATCAATCGCTTTCCTGTCCAGGATCCCGACAAGAAGACCTTCGTCGGCATCGTGCACATCTTTGACGTCCTGGCGGACACGGGCTACGCGGAGAAGCAGGTCCGCGATTACATGCGGCCCTGCCAGTTCGTGGCCGACCACGCCCCGGTGGATCACATCCTGCCGCGCATGCGTGTGACGCGGCAGCACATGATCCTGGTCACCGACGACCGGTTCGAGGTCATCGGGCTGGTGACCCTCGAGGACGTCGTCAACGAGGTGATCGGGGATTTGTAAGGAGCACGTTCCATGAGACTCCAGTCCAAAGGAATCGGTGCGTGGGCCGCCGTCGCGGCCGCGCTGGTGCTGGCGGCGGCCGCGCCGGCGCAGGAGCCGGCCGGTGACGCCTTTCTACGGGATCTCACGGAGGCCTACGTCACGTTCGGGCGGGCCAACCGGGCCCGCGAGGAAGGCGCCTGGACCGAGGCCCTTTCCCTGTACGAGGACGCCCACGCCCAGTACCGCCGGCTGCACAATCTCTATCCGGATCGGCAGGCCGACATCGTCCAGTACCGCATGGCCGACTGCGCGAACCGGATCGAGGAATTGCGCCGCCGGGCGGGCGCGGAGAAGAAGCCCGAGTCCCCGCGCGCCGGACCGAGAGCGGGCCCGCCGGCGGAGCCGCTCGCGGACCTGCGCGCGGAGAACGAGAAGCTGCGCGAGCGGCTGTCCGCCGTCGAGACGAATGCCGCGCTCGCGGCGGTGGTCTCCAGCCAGGAGATCGAGCGGCTGACCCGGGACCTCGCGGACGCCCGGGCCCGCGCGGCCGATACGAACCAGGCCGCGCGGATCGCCGAAAGCGCGCGGCAGCTGGAAAAGATGCGCGGCGAAAAAGAGGATCTCAAGGCCGCGCACCGCGAACTGGACAGGAAGATTCAGGCGCTGACCAACGAACTGGAGACCGCCCGGGCCCGCCTCGAGGCCGAAAAGACGGCGGACGAGGCCGCGCTGTCGGAGGCCCGCCGCGCCGGGGAAGAGCAGGCGCAGCTCCGGGAACAGGCCGAGCGGCATCTCGCGGAGGCCCTCCGGGCCGGCGAGGCCGCGCGCGCGCAACTGGCACAAAAGGAAAAAGACCTGGAGGCCCTCCAGGCCTCGCAGGCCGGGAGGCAGGACAAAATCGAGGCGCTGGAGGAAAAGGTCCGCAAGGCGGCGGAAACCCGGAAGAAGCAGGCCGCCGAACTGGACGAGCGGACGGCGCAGTTGGCCGCCGAGCAGGAACAGGCGGCCTCCCTGCGCGCCGACCTGGAAAAGGCGCGGCGTGACGCCGAGGCGGCCGCCGGGGAGACAGGCCGCCTGAAGGCCGCGCTCGAAGCCGCCGAGGCCCGCGTCGGGGAACTGGAGCGTGCGTTCGCGAAAAGCCGCGAAGCCGACGGCCCCGCGGCCGCGGATGCCGTCGCGCTCGAGAAGGAAGGGCGGCTGGAGGAGGCGCTGGCCGCCTACCGGTCGGCCGGCGACCGCCCCGAGGCCGTGGAGGGCGCGGGCCGCTGCCTCCTGAAGCTGGGTCGGACCGGGGAGGGCGTGGCGATTCTCGAGGGGGCCGTCGCGCGGGAGCCGGGGGATCCCGAGGCCCGCCTGCTGCTGGGCATCGGGCTCTGCACGCTGCGCCGGTACGGCGAGGCTTCGGATACGCTGGGCGCGGCAGTCCCGTTGGACCCGAGCAATGCCGCGCTGCGGAACGCGCTCGGCGTGGCGTGGATCGGGCAGGGCCGCCTGGCGGAAGCGCGGGCGGAGTTGGAGCAGGCCGTGAGCCTCAACGCCGACCTCGGCGATGCCCACCTGAACCTGGCGCTGATCCTGGCGGCCGGCCTGAACCCGGATCGCGACGCGGCGCGCCGGCACTACGAACGGGCGCTGGAACTGGGCGTGGCGCCCGAACCCCACCTGGAAAAAACGCTCGGGAGCCCGTAGCGGGCCGCGATCAGCGGCGACTCCAGCGCTCCCGGTCGGTCAGGAACAGCTGGTCCATGTTGTTGATCGGGAAGCCCTGCGTGAGCGGGAAGTCGCCGGGGATGCGGCCCTCGAGGATGGGAAACCACGAACGTTCCGGCCCGGCCACGAGGCCGCTGACGAACGGCTTGTCCCGCGTGATCGTGGTGAAGTAGAGCCCGTAAATCCGGCGGTGGTAGTCGTTGATTTCGTAAAAGTCGTCGAGGGTGGAGGGGAGCAGCAGGGAGGCGCGGTCCCCGTACCAGGCGGTCGCCCAGGGCATGTCGCTGCACATCATCTCGGCCGGCGTGAGCATGCGCGTCACGTGCATGATGTAGGGCGGGAAGTATGGCGGGTAGGGCGGCCCGGCGCGGGGCGGCAGCAGGGCAAACGCCAGCGGCAGCGCGCTGGTGACGGCGACGGCCACGATGACCGCCAGCTCGAACAGGCGCGCCTGCAACTGCAGCCGGTCCAGGAGCACGAAGAAGAACGCGAGTCCGAACAGCAGCGCGATGGGCCAGCAGACGTTCAGCAGCCGCGCGGTTTCCTCGCCGAAGAGCGCGGCGACCAGCCACAGCAGGCCGATGGCCAGCACCAGGCACCAGCGCAGCCGGTGGGCCGGCGTGTTGACAAACCGGAAGAACAGGGCCGCCAGGAAAAGGCCGAACAGCAGGCCGTCGCCGGTCTTCCAGAGATCCTGCCGGTAGAACCGGGCCAGCCCGCCCATCCACTTGGTCTGCAGGTCCCGGAAAACCTTGTCCAGCGTGAGCGCCGGCTTCAGTGCGCGGTCGAAGCCGTTGCCGGCGAAGGAATCCGTGCCGTTCAGGGCCAGGTGCGCGGTCATGCCCAGCGGGTTCCCGCTGACCATCGTGTTGCGCACGAGCCACGGCGTGATGCCCAGGAGGAACGCCAGCAGGAACAGCGAGGCCCACCGCCAGCCCTTCTTCCGGAACGAGACGCCGATGTACACCGCCAGCGCCGGCACGAACACGGCGGACGCGTACCGGGTGTGAAAAGCCAGGATGCACAGCAGCGCGCTGCCGGCGAGCTGCAGCAGGCCCTTGCCGGTCGCGCGCCCGTCCTCGGTCGGCCCGGCGGCCGCCAGGTAGGCCAGGTAGAAGGCCGTCACCACGAAGAACATCAGCATCGACAGCCCCAGGCCCGAGATGCTGTTGCGCCAGATCGTGTCGCTCAAAAAGTACAGGGTGACGCCCAGTACGGCCACCCGCCGGTCAAACAGGCGCCGACCGAAGAAGAAAAGAACGAGCCCGGTCAGCAGCGTGAAGAAGTGCCCGAGCGGCACCACGATCCATTGCTCCGGGGCGAACACGGCCGCCGGTTTGTCGGAGGAAAACGAGGTGCCCGCCATCTTGAAGACGGCGCCCAGCGCCATCGGCCAGAGCGGCGCGTTGACGATGTCCGGATGCCGGTCCATGCGCAACCCGGCGGCCGGGTTCCGGCGCGCCAGGAACCAGAGGCTGGCCGGCCGGATGTTCTGGGTGATGAAGCGGTGGTGGGTCGCCAGGTTCCGGCCGAGCTGCGCCGCGTCCATGGCGGCGGGTTCCTTCAGCCCGCGGAACTGGGTCGCCGTGTACAGCAGCATCGTGATCAGGACAAAGAGCAGGTACAGGCCGATCTTCATCAGCCAGAGGCCGATGCCCACGTCCACGTTGTAGATCAGGTCCTGGATACGGGATTCAAATGGTTTCGCGGCCATGTCAACTCCTGTCCGTTCGCGCCAAAACCTCGATCATCGTACGGTGTCTCCCGCGGCTCGGCAATGTCGAATATGGCTCCTCATGCGCTGAAGCGCACCTGGACGGGCGTGTGAACGCGCGACTGCTCCACGTCGATCTCCAGTACGAGGCCAGCGGAGCGCGCCCAGGAGGCGGAGGCCTCGAACGGCAGCGGGCCGGCCGCCGGACCCCAGGCCACCGCCAGCAGCGTCGCGCCGTGCACCGTGACGTCGTCCGGCCGGGCCGCCAGCCCGTGCACGCGGAAGGTCCAGCGGCGCCCCCCGCGCTCGGCGAGCCCGCCCGCGCACGGCTCCACCGCGAGCTCCACCCGGCCATCCGCCCGCCGGAACCGCACCGGCGTGACCCGCCAGGCGTCGCGCCTGTAGGCCGTGGTGTCCCCGTCGTCCTCGTACACCGCGCGGATCGTGTCGAAGTCGTCCGGCCGCCAGGCCAGGTCCGCGCGGAGTTCGGGCCACTGCGCGCGTCCCGTGTGAAGCCGAAGCGGAATGGAAAACAGGAGGCCCCCGCCCCGGAGCAGCATCGGCACCCGGTTCAGGGCCGCGGGGATCGCCCGCACACCCGGCCCCTGGTGCCAGGTCCCGGTCCAGGGATCCATCCAGGACCCGGGCGGAATCCAGACTTCCCGCGAGGCGTCCGGCCCGTTCGGCCGGCCCCAGAGCAGCTCGAACATCGCGTGCCAGGTCCCGAGGCTGCGGTATTCCGCGCGCAGGGCGCAGGATTGGCCGGCCCGCAGTTCCACGTCTCGCCACTTGTACACCTCGCCGGACTGCTCGAACTCGTCGATCAGCAGCCGGCCGTCCAGCCAGAGGCGCGCGCCGTCGTCCGTGCGGATGCCGAGCCGGTAGAGGCCGTCCGCCGGCACGGGCCCGAGCGTCCCTGTCCAGCGCGCGGAGAAGCCCCGGCCCTCCACGCCGTCCGCCGGGGGCCGGCCGAACCAGCCGTGGTTCACCATGGGCTCCACGAGCCGGGCCGCCGGCTCGCCCTGCAGCCGGTCGTTGCCGAAATACTCGGCCTGCAGGCCGGGCGTTCCATCCGGCGCGCGCAGGATTTCGGCGGGGATCGGCGAAAGCGGCGCCGCGGCGCGCAGGATGGGGGCGACCAGCAGGTCCGGGCCCAGCAGGTACTGTGTGTCGGACGCCGCCTCCGCGTGGCCCGGCCATTCCAGGTCGCCGCGCCGCAGCATCGGCGTGCCGTCCGCGAACGCCTGCCGCGCGGCCGAGTACAGCGTCGGCAGCAGCCGGTATCGAAGCCGGATGTACTCCGAGACGATCGAGCCCGCCGGCTCCCCGAACATCCAGGGGAACCGGTGCAGCTTGTAGGAGCAATGCAGGCGGCAAACCGGCGACAGGGTCCCGTACTGCACGAAACGAACGTACAGCTCCGGGTCCGGCGTGTCGTGGTGGCCGCCCAGGTCGTCACTCAAGAACGGCAGCAGCGAAAGTGTCCCGCTCCGGACCGCGTTGCGGACTGCCCGCTCCAGGTCGGCCCACGACGCCCGCGTGTCGCCGGTCCACCAGATCGGGAACCGGTGCGCCGCGGGGTGCGGCGGCCCGTTCAGGCGCCCGTTGTCGATGCCGTCGGCGTTGGACATGATCATCGGCCGCCGGTCCGGCCGGTAGGCCTCGACGATGTCGTGGTAGAGCCGCATGCCCCAGGTTTCCTTGCCGAGGCCCTCCGCCGGCGACCCGAGCACCGTGTGCCAGTTGCGGTCGAACCACCAGAAATCCGCGCCCTGTTCAAGCAGGCTGGTCAGCCCCCGCGCCCGGTACCCGATCTCGGCGGGCGACAGGGCGGAGGGATCGGCCGGCTCCGGATGGTCGTTGAGCATGATCCGAATCCCGCGCTCGTGCGCCGCGCGGGTGAAGCCCGGCAGGTCCGGGAACAACTCCCGGTTCACCTCGTAGCCGTGCGACGCCCCGACACGCCAGTCCGTGTCCAGCACGAAGATGTCCAGCGGGATGCCGCGCCGCCGGTACTCGTCGATGATTTCCAGCGCCTCGTCCTGGCGGTAGGGGTAGTAGCGGCTGTCGATCAGCCCGAACGCGCACAGCGGCGGCAGGGGGACCGGCCCGGTCAGCCGGAGCAGGTCGCGGACGAGCTGCCGGTAGCCGCCCGCGCCGGGCAGGAACACGTAAACGTCCCGAGCCGGGTTGCCGAGATCCCAACCGCTCACGGGGT
This window of the Kiritimatiellia bacterium genome carries:
- a CDS encoding HlyC/CorC family transporter, translated to MSASWILLLACLAAGWFFAGIETGLVAMNRLRLHHLVRRKVHGAETMQYFLQHPDMLLGTTLVGTNISYTVASTLAVSLGTRALGPEGAWLASAAITVVIVVFCEFFPKAWFQAFPSHRSLPFAPVLRAARLTLLPVSVPLMGLVRLLTPGRPREDEKSRPLVTREEIVHLAGEGKSTGILTPAEHRMIHEVIELKTKSCREIMTPRDRMVDIRQDAPAAELLELARAREINRFPVQDPDKKTFVGIVHIFDVLADTGYAEKQVRDYMRPCQFVADHAPVDHILPRMRVTRQHMILVTDDRFEVIGLVTLEDVVNEVIGDL
- a CDS encoding tetratricopeptide repeat protein codes for the protein MRLQSKGIGAWAAVAAALVLAAAAPAQEPAGDAFLRDLTEAYVTFGRANRAREEGAWTEALSLYEDAHAQYRRLHNLYPDRQADIVQYRMADCANRIEELRRRAGAEKKPESPRAGPRAGPPAEPLADLRAENEKLRERLSAVETNAALAAVVSSQEIERLTRDLADARARAADTNQAARIAESARQLEKMRGEKEDLKAAHRELDRKIQALTNELETARARLEAEKTADEAALSEARRAGEEQAQLREQAERHLAEALRAGEAARAQLAQKEKDLEALQASQAGRQDKIEALEEKVRKAAETRKKQAAELDERTAQLAAEQEQAASLRADLEKARRDAEAAAGETGRLKAALEAAEARVGELERAFAKSREADGPAAADAVALEKEGRLEEALAAYRSAGDRPEAVEGAGRCLLKLGRTGEGVAILEGAVAREPGDPEARLLLGIGLCTLRRYGEASDTLGAAVPLDPSNAALRNALGVAWIGQGRLAEARAELEQAVSLNADLGDAHLNLALILAAGLNPDRDAARRHYERALELGVAPEPHLEKTLGSP
- a CDS encoding glycosyltransferase family 39 protein; the encoded protein is MAAKPFESRIQDLIYNVDVGIGLWLMKIGLYLLFVLITMLLYTATQFRGLKEPAAMDAAQLGRNLATHHRFITQNIRPASLWFLARRNPAAGLRMDRHPDIVNAPLWPMALGAVFKMAGTSFSSDKPAAVFAPEQWIVVPLGHFFTLLTGLVLFFFGRRLFDRRVAVLGVTLYFLSDTIWRNSISGLGLSMLMFFVVTAFYLAYLAAAGPTEDGRATGKGLLQLAGSALLCILAFHTRYASAVFVPALAVYIGVSFRKKGWRWASLFLLAFLLGITPWLVRNTMVSGNPLGMTAHLALNGTDSFAGNGFDRALKPALTLDKVFRDLQTKWMGGLARFYRQDLWKTGDGLLFGLFLAALFFRFVNTPAHRLRWCLVLAIGLLWLVAALFGEETARLLNVCWPIALLFGLAFFFVLLDRLQLQARLFELAVIVAVAVTSALPLAFALLPPRAGPPYPPYFPPYIMHVTRMLTPAEMMCSDMPWATAWYGDRASLLLPSTLDDFYEINDYHRRIYGLYFTTITRDKPFVSGLVAGPERSWFPILEGRIPGDFPLTQGFPINNMDQLFLTDRERWSRR
- a CDS encoding DUF5110 domain-containing protein, which codes for MLAPTLIRVEEAGPRGFEDRPTFTVVEREWDVVPVERERQGDLTILNARGLRVEIRGGAPKLEDVRVFSKEGGVLFDGAAPVPARAFLPEPGAPIASWALADQPRLVPPAWGALPPPNDADPVSGWDLGNPARDVYVFLPGAGGYRQLVRDLLRLTGPVPLPPLCAFGLIDSRYYPYRQDEALEIIDEYRRRGIPLDIFVLDTDWRVGASHGYEVNRELFPDLPGFTRAAHERGIRIMLNDHPEPADPSALSPAEIGYRARGLTSLLEQGADFWWFDRNWHTVLGSPAEGLGKETWGMRLYHDIVEAYRPDRRPMIMSNADGIDNGRLNGPPHPAAHRFPIWWTGDTRASWADLERAVRNAVRSGTLSLLPFLSDDLGGHHDTPDPELYVRFVQYGTLSPVCRLHCSYKLHRFPWMFGEPAGSIVSEYIRLRYRLLPTLYSAARQAFADGTPMLRRGDLEWPGHAEAASDTQYLLGPDLLVAPILRAAAPLSPIPAEILRAPDGTPGLQAEYFGNDRLQGEPAARLVEPMVNHGWFGRPPADGVEGRGFSARWTGTLGPVPADGLYRLGIRTDDGARLWLDGRLLIDEFEQSGEVYKWRDVELRAGQSCALRAEYRSLGTWHAMFELLWGRPNGPDASREVWIPPGSWMDPWTGTWHQGPGVRAIPAALNRVPMLLRGGGLLFSIPLRLHTGRAQWPELRADLAWRPDDFDTIRAVYEDDGDTTAYRRDAWRVTPVRFRRADGRVELAVEPCAGGLAERGGRRWTFRVHGLAARPDDVTVHGATLLAVAWGPAAGPLPFEASASWARSAGLVLEIDVEQSRVHTPVQVRFSA